The following proteins are co-located in the Granulicella pectinivorans genome:
- a CDS encoding enoyl-CoA hydratase/isomerase family protein — translation MAFETLLLTSENGIATLTLNRPQVLNALNAQVFDELEQAFTGLAADAAVRVVLVTGHGDKAFAAGADIKELAVADASLGELLSRRGQGVFRQIETCGKPVIALINGFALGGGCELAMACTMRIASETARLGLPEVKLGLIPGYGGTQRLPRLVGTATALKMMLTGEMAGAAEALRLGLVDEVVPPEGLLARGQELAGTIAAAAPLAVKAALEAVRRGASLGIEDGTVVEAEIFGRLCGSEDRKEGTSAFLDKRKPVWSGR, via the coding sequence ATGGCATTCGAAACCCTGCTCCTGACGTCCGAAAACGGCATCGCCACCCTCACGCTCAATCGTCCCCAGGTGCTGAACGCCCTGAATGCGCAGGTCTTCGACGAACTCGAACAAGCCTTCACCGGGCTCGCCGCCGACGCGGCGGTGCGCGTCGTACTCGTGACTGGCCATGGAGATAAGGCCTTCGCCGCAGGTGCCGACATCAAGGAACTCGCCGTAGCCGACGCCTCCCTGGGCGAGCTTCTCTCCCGCCGCGGACAGGGCGTCTTCCGCCAGATCGAAACATGCGGCAAACCCGTCATCGCCCTCATCAACGGCTTCGCCCTCGGCGGAGGCTGCGAGCTGGCCATGGCCTGCACCATGAGAATCGCCAGCGAAACCGCGAGACTGGGCCTCCCCGAGGTCAAGCTGGGGCTGATCCCCGGGTACGGTGGCACGCAGCGACTCCCGCGCCTTGTGGGCACGGCCACCGCCTTGAAGATGATGCTGACCGGCGAGATGGCCGGCGCCGCGGAGGCTCTGCGGCTCGGCCTGGTCGATGAGGTGGTCCCACCCGAGGGACTGTTGGCGCGCGGGCAGGAGTTGGCCGGCACGATCGCCGCCGCGGCCCCGCTGGCGGTTAAAGCAGCACTGGAGGCCGTGCGTCGCGGCGCTTCGCTCGGCATCGAGGATGGCACCGTGGTGGAAGCGGAGATTTTCGGGAGGCTCTGCGGGTCGGAGGATAGGAAGGAAGGCACCAGCGCCTTCTTAGACAAACGGAAGCCGGTCTGGTCCGGGAGGTAA
- the nusB gene encoding transcription antitermination factor NusB yields MGTRRKSRELTMQMLFQGDLGKQTPEQVNKLFWTSRDDVDEETRSFAEDLYRIATVREDEIDDLIQAHAQNWRIERMPVVDRNLLRAATAEMLGFPNTPGPIIINETLEVARRYAAPESIHFLNGVLDAIGKAVLKARLA; encoded by the coding sequence ATGGGAACCCGCCGCAAGTCGCGCGAACTCACCATGCAGATGCTCTTCCAGGGCGACCTGGGCAAACAGACTCCGGAGCAGGTGAATAAGCTTTTCTGGACCTCGCGGGACGATGTGGACGAGGAGACTCGTTCGTTCGCCGAGGATCTCTATCGCATCGCCACGGTCCGGGAGGACGAGATCGACGACCTGATCCAGGCGCATGCGCAGAACTGGCGCATCGAGCGTATGCCTGTCGTCGACCGGAACCTCCTGCGTGCCGCCACGGCGGAGATGCTGGGATTCCCCAATACGCCTGGGCCGATCATCATCAACGAGACGCTGGAAGTCGCTCGGCGCTATGCGGCGCCGGAGTCGATCCACTTCCTGAATGGCGTGCTGGATGCCATTGGCAAGGCGGTTTTGAAGGCTCGTCTGGCGTAG
- the ribH gene encoding 6,7-dimethyl-8-ribityllumazine synthase gives MIKGITLVRAVPSSDVFDQLSSLLSALGFEPGKGWDDSTGRGSAFLAPMGNLELVTGRAPAVPETLIEVTQLDHVHAAVQRWMAAHLRSEDAAARLSPVAETHWNSRLFTVQLSADAKDTIGFWQSENPLHGQHPAVEGDLSAVGMKFAIVTTRWNTVITDRLLQGSIDCLTRSGAKMADIQIVRVPGAWEVPNAARTLAESKKFDAIVTLGCLLRGETAHYEAIYNEVARGIGQSQQDTGVPHAFGVLTCETLEQALDRAGLKAGNKGFEAASAAIEMVSIQRKLKVAE, from the coding sequence ATGATCAAAGGAATTACGCTCGTCCGCGCCGTGCCCTCTTCCGACGTGTTCGACCAGCTCTCCAGTCTTCTCAGCGCCCTTGGCTTCGAACCCGGAAAGGGCTGGGACGACAGCACCGGCCGCGGCTCAGCGTTTCTCGCTCCCATGGGCAATCTTGAACTCGTCACCGGCCGTGCGCCTGCCGTCCCCGAGACCCTGATCGAAGTGACGCAGCTCGACCATGTCCACGCCGCTGTGCAGAGGTGGATGGCCGCGCACCTTCGTTCGGAGGATGCCGCGGCTCGCCTTTCGCCGGTTGCCGAGACGCATTGGAATTCGCGGCTGTTCACCGTGCAGCTCAGCGCGGATGCCAAGGACACCATCGGCTTCTGGCAGTCGGAGAACCCGCTGCATGGACAGCATCCGGCGGTGGAGGGCGATCTTTCGGCGGTTGGGATGAAGTTTGCCATCGTCACCACGCGCTGGAACACCGTCATCACCGACCGTCTGCTGCAGGGCTCGATCGATTGCCTGACGCGCAGCGGGGCGAAGATGGCCGACATCCAGATTGTGCGGGTGCCCGGAGCCTGGGAGGTTCCGAACGCGGCGCGCACGCTGGCGGAGTCGAAGAAGTTCGACGCGATCGTCACGCTCGGTTGCCTGCTGCGTGGAGAGACGGCGCACTATGAGGCGATCTACAACGAGGTCGCGCGCGGCATCGGGCAGTCGCAGCAGGATACGGGTGTACCGCACGCGTTTGGCGTGCTGACCTGCGAGACGCTGGAGCAGGCTTTGGATCGCGCCGGGTTGAAGGCAGGGAACAAGGGATTCGAAGCGGCCAGCGCCGCGATTGAAATGGTATCGATACAGAGAAAGTTGAAGGTGGCCGAATAA
- a CDS encoding S9 family peptidase, whose translation MRKRSTLPLLFAAMAASAIAQSGNPAPVEPMKTHDPVVLAAMKASIGRVSMPGQVAVSPDGKWLAYTVGGRSGGGLHLLELANPDPAKDKIITPGSETSCANGAPVWSPDGAWLAYTSSCTSATEKPGQTQIFLWSKTTGTSKQLTHLNGLFQQVAFSPDGKQVAFLFVENATRSAGALAAMKPWSGVIGEDGIEIQRVATVDLATGTLKQVTPATLHVFEFDWSPNSKELAYIAAAPPGENNWWVADLYTQALGAAPKTIVDTAKVTGDLHGLQMAVPRFSPDGKRIAFIGGLMSDQGSTGGDIWVVSAKGGAPVDITPNIDGTPCYEAWVDDNKIGFVEDRRGSIRLPDYDVTKRAEVPGSALDLGQVSLSGGAIKDAVSISRNGIFAFVKSGFTLPAEVWAGPADAMKQITHLNDGAKPPAGKTESVEWTNEGFHVQGWLTYPVNYDPAKKYPLIVSVHGGPSSSIGPRWGTMSTYSLAGYFVFQPNPRGSFGQGEAFAAANKKDFGYGDLRDILTGMDAVEKKVSVDPKREGLTGWSYGGFMTMFAVTQTHRFRAAVAGAGISDWLSYYGENSIDQWMTPFFGASVYDDPAVYAKSSAITYIKNVTTPTLVIVGDRDGECPAPQSFEFWHALRAQGTKTQLVVYPNEGHGFRNPDNIRDRTEREMTWFQTEMPAQ comes from the coding sequence ATGAGAAAACGCAGCACCCTTCCCCTCCTGTTCGCGGCCATGGCTGCGTCCGCGATCGCGCAGAGCGGCAACCCCGCGCCCGTCGAGCCGATGAAGACCCACGACCCTGTCGTGTTGGCCGCCATGAAGGCCTCCATCGGTCGCGTAAGCATGCCCGGACAGGTCGCCGTCTCTCCCGACGGCAAGTGGCTGGCCTACACGGTCGGCGGACGCTCCGGCGGCGGGCTGCATCTCCTGGAACTCGCCAACCCCGACCCCGCGAAAGACAAGATCATCACCCCGGGCAGCGAAACCTCCTGCGCGAACGGTGCGCCCGTCTGGTCGCCCGACGGAGCGTGGCTCGCCTACACCTCAAGCTGCACCTCCGCCACGGAAAAGCCCGGCCAGACGCAGATCTTCCTCTGGTCTAAAACCACCGGCACGTCCAAACAACTCACCCACCTCAACGGCCTCTTCCAGCAGGTCGCCTTCTCCCCCGATGGCAAACAGGTCGCCTTCCTCTTCGTCGAAAACGCCACCCGCTCCGCTGGAGCGCTCGCCGCGATGAAGCCCTGGTCCGGCGTCATCGGCGAAGATGGCATCGAGATCCAGCGAGTGGCCACCGTCGACCTCGCCACCGGCACGCTGAAGCAGGTCACCCCCGCCACCCTGCACGTCTTCGAGTTCGACTGGTCGCCCAACAGCAAGGAACTCGCCTACATCGCCGCCGCGCCGCCGGGCGAGAACAACTGGTGGGTCGCGGACCTCTACACCCAGGCCTTGGGCGCTGCTCCCAAAACCATCGTCGATACCGCCAAGGTCACCGGCGACCTCCACGGTCTGCAGATGGCCGTACCCCGCTTCTCCCCCGACGGCAAGCGCATCGCCTTCATCGGCGGCCTCATGTCCGACCAGGGCTCCACCGGCGGAGACATCTGGGTCGTCTCCGCCAAGGGCGGCGCACCCGTCGACATCACCCCCAACATCGACGGCACACCCTGCTACGAGGCGTGGGTCGACGACAACAAGATCGGCTTCGTCGAGGATCGCCGCGGATCCATCCGGCTGCCCGACTACGACGTCACCAAGCGCGCCGAGGTCCCCGGTTCCGCCCTCGATCTCGGTCAGGTCTCCCTCTCCGGCGGCGCCATCAAGGACGCCGTCTCCATCTCGCGCAATGGCATCTTCGCCTTCGTCAAGAGCGGCTTCACCCTCCCCGCCGAGGTATGGGCCGGCCCCGCCGATGCCATGAAGCAGATCACCCACCTGAACGACGGAGCCAAGCCGCCCGCCGGAAAGACCGAGTCGGTCGAGTGGACCAACGAAGGATTCCACGTCCAGGGCTGGCTCACCTACCCCGTCAACTACGATCCCGCCAAAAAGTACCCATTGATCGTCAGCGTCCACGGCGGACCGTCCTCCTCGATCGGTCCTCGCTGGGGCACCATGTCCACCTACTCGCTGGCCGGATACTTCGTCTTCCAGCCCAACCCGCGTGGCAGCTTCGGCCAGGGCGAAGCCTTCGCCGCCGCCAACAAGAAAGACTTCGGCTACGGCGATCTCCGCGACATCCTCACCGGCATGGACGCCGTCGAGAAGAAGGTCTCAGTTGATCCCAAACGCGAAGGCCTCACCGGCTGGAGCTACGGCGGCTTCATGACCATGTTCGCCGTCACCCAGACCCACCGCTTCCGCGCCGCCGTCGCCGGAGCCGGCATCTCCGACTGGCTCAGCTACTACGGCGAAAACTCCATCGACCAGTGGATGACGCCGTTCTTCGGCGCCAGCGTCTACGACGACCCAGCCGTCTACGCCAAAAGCTCGGCGATCACCTACATCAAGAACGTCACCACCCCCACGCTGGTGATCGTAGGCGATCGTGACGGCGAATGCCCCGCCCCGCAGTCGTTCGAGTTCTGGCATGCCCTGCGCGCGCAGGGAACGAAGACGCAACTGGTCGTCTACCCCAACGAGGGCCACGGCTTCCGCAACCCGGACAATATTCGCGATCGCACCGAGCGCGAAATGACCTGGTTCCAAACCGAAATGCCCGCCCAATAA
- a CDS encoding YncE family protein: MRRFVTLVVLLLFTVPFGLSISGCHKAAVVTFCGGGDSGVVVGQTTNITLQPKVYGISLAYAQKGQISTPAATDCKGNSTSPTKYTYGTTDMTIADVNPATGQLCAGTWNRNVGGGIADYTTCNPTNKTGIAYVTAAADSTTSNPLPVFVHPIVTSIVLGSPTPTASCATDPDPSTNCCAVAQNASTSANPYTGNSCLSQGVTGQLSARVYQNGTNLPADNISCSVGHLTYTPQDTTIVTIDQNGVATAVAPGSTIISASVSSTPSSAGFFSTCPPVSIALTNPGATSIGQNNTQPLTIVAKDTNNTTLTGLNLEYVSTTPATIPGGSSITPTYPGAASITAYCMPGTCNPSPFNQIGLFGNGLPVSSNKVQVTSPGTIGTILYIASTQSQYIVPVDFTTTTLGTPVRLPYVPTSMVISVDGSTIYLGSTTELMVYNAVSNAVTREDTSSPGLVLAVSPDGNTVVITDPVRKVTTLETSAGAVITTYGASSTHAAWTPDSQTVYITAGSQLLVYSTQSGWHAIAPTTPVLDVATTTPSVGAYFAGATTTARGYCPITTANGTTSTTNIFYPDAGVVGPITDRIAATNDGNHILGVTATTGTPQLTDFVVGIPFGSCPSTGLNFTTTATNQAFLTGVTATAITGVVPSTDSSVAFITYTGTGGVLPSYIPAAPGPGTVGSVKLSGTAIAPVAGVFSSDNTTFYVGTSGDNLVHIINRTTMTDTKTIAPNLPILNGTTPVAPNLMVQRPRKTTS; encoded by the coding sequence ATGCGTCGGTTTGTTACTTTAGTCGTTTTGTTGTTGTTTACGGTTCCTTTTGGACTCTCCATCTCGGGTTGTCATAAGGCAGCGGTCGTCACCTTCTGCGGTGGCGGCGACTCGGGCGTGGTCGTTGGACAGACGACGAATATCACGCTCCAGCCCAAGGTCTATGGAATCTCCCTGGCGTACGCACAGAAGGGCCAGATCTCCACGCCGGCCGCGACGGACTGCAAGGGGAACTCCACCTCGCCGACCAAGTACACCTACGGCACCACGGACATGACCATCGCCGACGTCAACCCGGCGACCGGTCAGCTCTGCGCCGGCACCTGGAACCGCAACGTGGGCGGCGGCATCGCCGACTACACGACCTGCAACCCGACCAACAAGACGGGTATCGCCTACGTGACCGCCGCGGCCGACAGCACCACCAGCAATCCCCTGCCGGTGTTCGTCCACCCCATCGTCACCAGCATCGTGCTCGGATCGCCCACGCCAACGGCCAGTTGCGCAACCGATCCCGACCCCTCGACCAACTGCTGCGCCGTCGCGCAGAATGCGTCGACCTCGGCGAATCCCTACACCGGCAATAGCTGCCTCTCGCAGGGCGTCACAGGCCAGCTCTCAGCCCGTGTCTACCAGAACGGCACCAACCTGCCCGCGGATAACATCAGTTGCTCGGTCGGTCACCTGACCTACACGCCGCAGGACACGACTATCGTGACCATCGATCAGAACGGTGTGGCCACCGCGGTCGCTCCCGGCTCGACCATCATCTCGGCAAGCGTCTCCTCGACGCCCAGCTCGGCCGGCTTCTTCTCCACCTGCCCGCCGGTCTCCATCGCCCTGACCAATCCCGGTGCAACCTCCATCGGCCAGAACAACACGCAGCCCCTGACGATCGTCGCCAAGGACACCAACAACACCACCCTGACCGGTCTGAACCTCGAGTACGTCTCGACCACGCCGGCAACCATCCCGGGCGGATCGAGCATCACCCCCACCTACCCCGGCGCGGCCTCCATTACGGCCTACTGCATGCCCGGAACCTGCAACCCGTCGCCGTTCAACCAGATCGGCCTCTTCGGCAACGGACTTCCGGTCAGCTCGAACAAGGTGCAGGTCACCTCGCCCGGAACCATCGGCACCATCCTCTATATCGCCAGCACCCAGTCGCAGTACATCGTTCCGGTGGACTTCACGACGACGACGCTCGGCACCCCGGTGCGCCTGCCTTACGTGCCCACCTCCATGGTCATCTCGGTTGACGGCTCGACGATCTACCTCGGCAGCACCACCGAGCTGATGGTCTACAACGCCGTCTCCAACGCCGTCACCCGCGAAGACACCTCCTCGCCGGGTCTGGTGCTCGCCGTCTCCCCCGACGGCAACACGGTCGTCATCACGGACCCCGTCCGCAAGGTGACCACGCTTGAAACGAGCGCAGGCGCCGTTATCACCACCTACGGCGCATCGAGCACGCATGCCGCCTGGACGCCTGACAGCCAGACTGTTTACATCACCGCGGGCTCTCAGCTTCTCGTCTACTCCACGCAGTCCGGCTGGCACGCCATCGCGCCAACCACCCCTGTGCTGGACGTCGCGACTACGACTCCCTCAGTCGGCGCTTACTTTGCCGGAGCGACCACCACGGCTCGCGGCTACTGCCCCATCACCACGGCCAACGGCACCACGTCGACCACCAACATCTTCTATCCGGACGCCGGCGTCGTGGGCCCCATCACCGATCGCATCGCCGCCACCAACGACGGCAACCACATCCTCGGCGTCACCGCGACGACGGGAACGCCCCAGTTGACCGACTTCGTCGTCGGCATCCCCTTCGGCTCCTGCCCTTCCACCGGTCTCAACTTCACCACGACCGCGACCAACCAGGCCTTCCTGACCGGCGTCACCGCGACGGCCATCACAGGTGTGGTTCCATCGACGGACTCGAGCGTGGCGTTTATCACCTACACCGGAACGGGCGGCGTCCTGCCCAGCTACATTCCGGCAGCCCCGGGCCCCGGGACGGTCGGTTCGGTGAAGCTCTCGGGTACGGCGATCGCACCGGTAGCCGGTGTCTTCAGCTCGGATAACACCACCTTCTACGTGGGCACCTCGGGCGACAATCTGGTCCACATCATCAACCGCACGACGATGACCGACACCAAGACGATCGCGCCGAACCTGCCCATCCTAAACGGCACCACTCCCGTGGCTCCGAACCTGATGGTCCAGAGGCCCCGGAAGACCACTTCCTAA